One genomic region from Flagellimonas oceani encodes:
- a CDS encoding formylglycine-generating enzyme family protein — protein MVLKHKSALFIILFVFLIGCRTKTDGANESIGITEIEGPPKLTDSPTEAPEGMVWIPGGEFMEGAVAKDKMAMMHEKPAHQVHVDGFFMDIHEVTNEQFVKFVDETGYVTVAEREIDWEEMKKQLPEGTPKPHDSILQPGSLVFKKTKSSVTNLYDYSQWWEWKIGANWKHPNGPESTIKDKENEPVVHIALEDALAYCKWAGRRLPTEAEWEYAARAGKKDELFFWGSDVSQLSSHANSWEGEFPLNNTKEDGFERRAPVMSYPKNDFGLYDMAGNVWEWTSDWYNTNYYKELADKNEVTQNPKGAFEAYNPSNPYAKEKVIKGGSFLCSASYCASYRISARMATSPDSGMEHLGFRTVMPVKMPRNK, from the coding sequence ATGGTATTAAAGCATAAATCGGCACTTTTTATTATCCTGTTTGTCTTCCTGATAGGGTGCAGGACCAAAACAGATGGAGCAAATGAATCCATTGGCATAACAGAAATAGAGGGGCCTCCAAAATTAACAGATTCACCGACCGAAGCACCAGAAGGTATGGTTTGGATACCAGGTGGAGAATTTATGGAGGGTGCCGTCGCTAAGGACAAAATGGCCATGATGCATGAAAAGCCGGCGCACCAGGTGCACGTTGACGGTTTTTTTATGGACATCCATGAGGTCACCAATGAACAGTTCGTCAAATTTGTGGATGAGACCGGTTACGTAACTGTCGCAGAACGGGAAATTGATTGGGAGGAAATGAAGAAACAATTGCCAGAGGGCACTCCCAAACCCCATGACTCCATTTTGCAGCCAGGGTCCCTTGTGTTCAAAAAAACCAAATCCAGTGTGACTAACCTATATGATTATTCGCAATGGTGGGAATGGAAGATAGGTGCCAATTGGAAACATCCCAACGGGCCGGAAAGCACTATTAAGGACAAGGAAAATGAGCCTGTGGTGCACATTGCCCTTGAGGATGCCCTGGCCTATTGTAAGTGGGCGGGAAGGAGATTACCCACCGAGGCCGAGTGGGAATATGCCGCACGGGCAGGCAAAAAGGACGAGCTGTTCTTTTGGGGAAGCGATGTCTCGCAGTTGAGTTCCCATGCCAATTCGTGGGAAGGGGAATTTCCGTTGAACAATACCAAAGAGGATGGATTTGAGCGTAGGGCCCCCGTGATGAGCTATCCCAAGAACGACTTTGGCCTTTACGATATGGCCGGAAATGTCTGGGAATGGACTAGCGACTGGTACAACACGAATTATTATAAGGAACTTGCGGACAAAAACGAGGTTACCCAAAACCCTAAAGGGGCTTTTGAGGCCTATAATCCCTCGAACCCATATGCCAAGGAAAAAGTGATCAAGGGCGGGTCTTTCCTATGCAGTGCCTCCTATTGTGCCAGCTACCGGATAAGTGCCCGTATGGCCACCAGTCCTGATTCGGGAATGGAGCATTTAGGGTTTAGGACAGTAATGCCGGTAAAAATGCCCAGAAACAAATAG
- a CDS encoding sulfatase → MKNPFQIILVFVMLWSFSITKIQAQQKDENQKRPNIVFIISDDHAYQAISAYGGRLAQVAPTPNIDRIAKEGMLFENCLVANSICGPSRATILTGKYSHKNGFIDNRFGTKFDFDQQTFGELLQQAGYKTGVLGKLHLGDKPTKGFDYIDILPGQGSYYNPLFINNEGQYQLEGYTTEIITEKAIKWIDAIKSDDQPFMLFLGHKSSHRPWQPGPNELGMYENVEIPEPKTLFDDYSGNREVAAMNYMSISEAMKMAQDIKITDQPQAGFTEEQQKKWDSIYGPINEKVKKANLKGDNLTRFKYQRYMRDYLACIAGVDKGVGQVLDYLKEAGLDENTIVIYTSDQGFYLGEHGWFDKRWMYKESLQTPLLVKLPGKVSPGTTNKDLVSNLDFAETFLDIAQTEISADMQGKSMLPILEGNTPKDWRKAHYYHYYEHPSEHDVRRHYGITTDRYMLIHFYYDLDKWELYDFQKDPNELNNVYGDLSYASIQKELHKELEQLRVKYGDNDAQNRQFIEEYYEKVKANPLVEYWKLSPEKRKRLYQEYL, encoded by the coding sequence ATGAAGAATCCTTTTCAAATCATACTGGTATTCGTAATGTTGTGGTCGTTCAGCATTACCAAAATACAGGCCCAACAAAAAGATGAAAACCAAAAAAGGCCCAATATTGTCTTCATTATCAGTGATGACCATGCCTATCAGGCCATCAGTGCCTATGGCGGTAGATTGGCCCAAGTAGCACCAACTCCCAATATTGATCGGATTGCCAAGGAAGGCATGCTCTTTGAGAATTGTCTGGTTGCCAATTCTATTTGTGGGCCATCAAGGGCTACCATACTCACGGGCAAGTACAGTCATAAAAATGGATTTATCGACAATAGGTTCGGTACCAAATTCGACTTTGACCAACAAACCTTTGGTGAATTGCTCCAACAGGCGGGATACAAAACCGGGGTGCTCGGTAAACTACATCTGGGCGATAAACCGACCAAAGGATTCGATTATATCGACATTCTACCAGGTCAGGGATCCTATTACAATCCCCTTTTCATCAATAATGAGGGACAATATCAATTGGAAGGATACACTACGGAAATCATTACGGAGAAAGCCATCAAATGGATTGACGCCATCAAATCCGATGACCAGCCCTTTATGCTGTTTTTGGGACACAAATCCTCACACAGACCATGGCAGCCGGGACCAAATGAGTTGGGCATGTATGAAAATGTAGAGATTCCAGAACCAAAGACTTTGTTCGATGATTACTCAGGAAACAGGGAGGTAGCCGCCATGAACTATATGTCCATTTCCGAAGCCATGAAAATGGCACAGGATATTAAAATAACGGACCAACCCCAAGCTGGTTTTACAGAGGAACAACAGAAAAAATGGGATTCTATCTATGGGCCTATCAACGAAAAGGTCAAGAAAGCTAATCTTAAGGGAGACAATCTGACCCGTTTTAAGTATCAACGTTACATGCGGGATTATTTGGCCTGTATTGCCGGCGTGGACAAAGGGGTTGGCCAAGTATTGGATTATTTAAAGGAAGCTGGGCTCGATGAGAACACTATTGTTATTTATACCTCCGACCAAGGATTCTATTTGGGGGAACACGGCTGGTTTGATAAAAGATGGATGTATAAGGAATCTTTGCAAACTCCATTACTGGTAAAGTTGCCCGGTAAGGTCAGCCCAGGAACGACCAATAAGGACCTGGTTTCCAATCTGGATTTTGCCGAAACCTTTTTGGATATCGCACAAACCGAAATTTCAGCGGACATGCAAGGGAAAAGCATGCTGCCCATTTTAGAGGGAAACACACCTAAGGATTGGAGAAAAGCCCATTACTACCACTACTACGAACATCCTTCCGAGCACGATGTAAGAAGGCATTACGGAATTACCACCGATAGATACATGTTGATCCATTTCTACTATGATTTGGATAAATGGGAATTATACGACTTCCAAAAGGATCCTAATGAACTGAACAATGTATATGGAGATCTATCCTATGCAAGCATCCAAAAAGAGCTTCACAAGGAACTTGAACAATTAAGGGTGAAATACGGGGACAACGATGCCCAAAACCGGCAATTCATTGAGGAATATTATGAAAAGGTCAAAGCCAACCCATTGGTTGAATATTGGAAACTTTCCCCCGAAAAAAGAAAAAGGTTGTACCAAGAATATTTATAA
- a CDS encoding sulfatase — protein MIFDSFSHTVTLFLRTITKRFTILLIFIFTAHTFSQTKSNIVWIVCEDISPYIGVYGDATVRTPNIDALARDGVRYTRVYTTAGVCAPSRSSIITGMNQISIGTSHMRTTHNNSKLMPEGVPSYSAVLPPKVKAFPEYLRKVGYYTSNNAKEDYQFEEPVTVWDESSIGASYQNRKAGQPFFSVFNFAISHESQIISPPDSLYYDPSKMVLPLYYQNTEQMRHDKAALYTRIEQMDSDVGELIQQLKKDGVYDDSYVIFYSDHGGNLPWMKREILERGTHIPFVVKHPGSEMAGTVNNDLISSVDFAPSMLSIARADIPDYLQGKPFLGPKSGSEKNQYVFAGRDRMADKYDRVRSVTDGTFRYVYNFHPELPKYQDLAYRRQMVSMQEIIDMRDAGKITNPYLSDWFNTPKPQEEFYYTTKDPDEVHNLADDPAYQDKKNELKEVLFNWLEVVGDTGKIPEKEMVRNMWWKGKDDAPMTEKPVIKKSKEGVTLSCATDGASIGYRIFKDNVADSTLVRDIKTWDFFYLMPHNNKKTVTVPKPWNVYTGGNISLKKGQTIQVNAHRIGYKPTEIIYKFK, from the coding sequence ATGATTTTTGATTCTTTTTCGCATACTGTAACATTATTTTTAAGAACGATTACCAAACGATTTACGATTCTTCTTATATTTATTTTCACCGCGCACACATTTTCCCAGACCAAATCTAATATTGTTTGGATCGTTTGTGAAGATATTTCCCCCTATATCGGGGTTTATGGGGATGCCACTGTGCGGACTCCCAATATTGACGCACTGGCAAGGGATGGCGTTAGGTATACGCGGGTATATACGACTGCTGGGGTCTGTGCCCCAAGTAGGTCCTCTATCATTACGGGAATGAACCAGATCTCCATCGGGACTTCCCATATGAGAACTACTCATAACAACTCAAAATTGATGCCCGAAGGGGTCCCCAGCTATTCGGCCGTGTTACCACCAAAAGTCAAGGCTTTTCCCGAGTATCTGAGAAAAGTTGGGTATTACACATCGAACAACGCAAAAGAAGATTATCAATTTGAGGAGCCCGTGACCGTTTGGGACGAAAGCAGTATTGGTGCCTCCTACCAAAACAGGAAGGCTGGGCAACCTTTCTTCAGTGTCTTTAACTTTGCCATTTCGCATGAGTCCCAAATCATTTCTCCTCCAGATTCCCTCTACTACGATCCATCTAAAATGGTGCTGCCCCTTTATTACCAGAATACGGAACAAATGAGGCACGACAAGGCTGCCTTGTATACTCGGATTGAGCAAATGGACAGTGATGTGGGAGAATTGATCCAACAACTAAAAAAAGATGGGGTCTATGATGATAGTTATGTGATCTTTTATAGTGATCATGGAGGCAATTTGCCCTGGATGAAACGTGAAATCTTGGAGAGAGGCACCCATATCCCATTTGTTGTGAAACATCCAGGATCTGAAATGGCCGGTACCGTGAACAATGACTTGATCAGTTCCGTTGATTTCGCCCCCAGTATGTTATCCATTGCCAGGGCTGATATTCCAGACTACTTGCAGGGCAAGCCATTTTTGGGCCCAAAATCGGGAAGTGAAAAGAACCAATATGTATTTGCCGGCAGGGATAGAATGGCGGATAAATATGATAGAGTTCGCTCTGTGACCGATGGGACCTTTAGGTACGTTTATAATTTTCATCCCGAATTGCCCAAATACCAGGATTTGGCCTACAGAAGACAAATGGTCAGCATGCAGGAAATCATTGATATGAGGGATGCAGGCAAGATTACCAATCCATACCTTTCGGACTGGTTCAATACGCCAAAACCGCAAGAAGAATTCTATTATACCACCAAAGATCCGGACGAAGTACACAATCTAGCAGACGACCCCGCATACCAAGACAAGAAAAACGAGTTGAAAGAAGTACTTTTTAACTGGCTGGAAGTTGTTGGGGACACCGGTAAAATTCCAGAAAAAGAAATGGTCAGGAACATGTGGTGGAAAGGTAAGGATGATGCCCCTATGACCGAAAAACCAGTCATAAAAAAAAGCAAGGAAGGTGTAACACTTTCATGTGCCACCGATGGTGCCTCCATAGGTTATCGAATATTCAAGGACAATGTAGCGGATTCCACCTTGGTACGGGACATAAAAACTTGGGACTTTTTCTACCTAATGCCACATAACAACAAAAAAACAGTGACCGTGCCCAAGCCGTGGAATGTTTACACCGGTGGTAACATATCACTCAAAAAAGGGCAGACCATTCAAGTCAATGCGCATCGTATAGGATATAAGCCAACAGAAATCATCTATAAGTTTAAATAA